The Mycolicibacterium brumae DNA window GCACGCGGATAAGGCGCTGGCGGCGCTCGCGGCCCGGTAGTCAGGCGCTTCTCGGCCCTAGCTCTTTGGCCCCTGGGGTGGGTCCGTCCCGGGTGGGTGTTGGTGGCGGAACCGTTTGTGGAAGTGGGCGAGCATGTCGGCGGGCTGGTGATACGGATTGACCCGCGGCTGCCCGCGATCCAAGTGTGCTGGTGGGGTCCATTCGACGCGGCCCTCGGCGTTGAGTCGGGTGCTCCAGTTCTGTTGGTAGGCCATCCGATTGTCCGGGCCGCAGTCCAGCCCCAGCTCGTCGACATTCGTCTGGCCGTCCTGGCTGAAATTGTCGAGGTGATCGGCCTGGCACCGGTAGGCGCTGGCTGTGCACCCCGGCCGGGTGCATCCCTTGTCCCGGGCGAACAGGACCAGCCGCTGATCGGCTGAAGCGAGACGCTTGGTCCGACCCAGCCACAGCGGTCGGCCACGTCCGTCGAAGATCACCAGGTAATGCAGGGCATGCGATGCCATCCGCAGGAAATCACTCATCGGAACCATCGACCCGCCCGCAGTCACCGCCCACCCCGTGAGCGCGGCCGGGACGTAGGGGGTCGGGAGTCCGGCAGGATCAGTGGCAGTCGGGTTCTCGGGCGGTTCCGGCACGGCCGGGGTCACCGGGCCGCCGCTCGGGGCGTCGGGGCCGGTGATCGTCACCACCGGGTCGATGATCGGCCCACCGCTGAGGTCGGCGGGGACTCCGCCGTGGGCGGCGGCGTTCAATTCCGCCAAGGTTGTCGTGACGATCACGGTGACGGGTAGTCCGTTGTGTTGCCCGAGGTCGCCGGAGGCCAGCAGTGCCCGCATGGCGGCGACCAGGGCGTCGTGGTTGCGCTGGGCGATCGTGCGCCGATCACCCTGAATCTGCTCCTCCGACGGTGTTCCCGAGACACAGGGGTGTTCATCGTCGGGATTGCACATGCCCGGCGCCGCCAACTTCTCCAGGATGGGTTCTAGGGTGGCCCACGCTTCGGGGGTCAACCGCGCCCGCAGGTTGCGCATCCCGTCATGGGTCTGGGCGCCGACGGACAGGCCGCGGGCGGCGGCGCGGCGCCGATCGGCGAAGTCCCCGTCCGGATCGAGGACCATGAGCAGCATGGTCGCCAGTTTGCTCAAATGCGAGGGCCCGTACTGCGTGGCGAGCTCGGCCAACTCCTTCTCGGCATCAGCCCGGGTCTCCGGATCCACCGCCGCCGGGATCTTCGCGTAGGTGTCTCGCACGATCGCGGAGCGTGTCAAGTCTTTTGTGTAAGTCGTTTCCTCTGATGTTGTCGTTTGGTGTGTTCTACAGGTGGGGCTCGATGCGGTCTGGGTAGACCAGCACGAGCTGTTCGAGGGCTTTCTTCCAGTTGGTGACCACTTGTCCTTCCACGAGGCGTCCGGCGGCCTTTCGGTTATGTTTCTGGCCGCGTTCCTTGGCCCGTTCGGCGGCGCGTTTGTCTTCGATGTTGCAGATCGCCAGCCAGAGCAGTTTCACCACCGCGGCGTCGTTGGGGAACTGCCCGCGGGTCTTGGTGACCTTGCGAAGTTGGTAGTTCAACGACTCGATCGAGTTGGTCGTGTAGATCACCCGGCGTAGCTCTGGAGGGAACTCCAGGAAGGGGATGAATTGCTCCCATGATCGATCGAAAACCATTGTCACAGTGGGGTTTTTCTTGCCCAAATCTGATGCGGTGAACGCATCCAGCTCGGCGCGGGCGGCATCGGCGTCAGCGGCGGTGTAGATCGGCTTGAGCGCGGCGGCCACGGCCTTGCGGTCCTTGTAGGACACGAACCGCAGCGCGTTGCGGATCAGGTGCACCACGCAGGTCTGGACGGTGGCCTGCGACCAGGTCGCCGTGATGGCCTCGGGGAACCCGGTGAGCCCGTCGCAGCACACGATAAGCACGTCACGCACCCCTCGGTTGGCCAGATCAGCGCAGACCGACGCCCAGAACGAGGCTCCTTCGTTCTGCTGGACCCAGATGCCCAGGACATGCTTGACGCCGGCCATATCGACGCCCACGGCGATGTGCGCGGCCTTGTTGCGGGTGTGGCCGCCGTCTTTGACCTTCACCACGATCGCGTCGAGGTAGATCACCGGGTACAGCGCATCCAACGGGCGACGCTGCCAGGCAAGGACCTCATCGGAGATCTCGTCGACGATCTTGGAGATCGTCTCATGAGACACCTCGGCGCCGATCGTTGATTGCAGGTGAAATTGGATGTCCCGCAACGTCATCCCGCCGGCATACAGCGAAACGATCATGTCATCGAGCCCACCGAGCCGGCGCTGTCCCTTGGGCACCAGCCGCGGCGTGAACGACCCGTCACGGTCCCGAGGCACCTCCAACGAGACCGGGCCGGCCTCAGTCTGCACGGTCTTGGCCGAGTGCCCGTTACGGGCGTTCGGCAGGCCCCGGCCGGCCGGGTCGCCCTTCTCATAGCCGAGATGATCGGTCAGCTCGGCGGCCAGGCCCCGCTCCAACGCGAGCTTGATCAGCCCGGGCAGCAGGCCACCCTCACCGGTCAGCGCGACCTCGCCGGAGTCGATCGAGGCCAGCAGCTCATCGACCGCCCCGGATGCCCGCAGCGCCTCGGCCACCTCCACCGTCGACGCGGCCTCAGCCAGCCGCGCGTCCAAATCCCGATCTGTCGTCATGCCCTGAGATCCTTCCCTTGTCAGGACTTACACAGACCATCTGACACCCCCCGATCGCGACCTGTTCCGGGCCGATCACCCCCGCCGCCACCCCCTGCGCCACGGTGGGCATGACCGGTTCCAGGGGTTGCCCATCCACCGCGACCCGCGGCCCCAGGTCGGCTGCCTCGGCCAACCGCCGTCGGGCCGCGCCGCGGGAGATCCGCAGACGGTCCTCCAACACGAGGGTGAGGTTCGCCGCCCCCAACACCCCGGGATTGCCGTCGGCGATCAGCCGGGCCAGCAGCCGATGGTCGGCCGCCGGGGCCCGCCACGCGAGCGCCTCCCGGCGGGCGAGAACTTCCAGAATCTCCTCCGACGAGAGCGCGTCGAGGGACGCCGAAGCCAGGACGTGGTGAGCGGTTTCGGCCTGCGCGAGGGCGGCGAAGATCGCCTCCCGATCGGCGTAGGCGGTGCTGCTCATACCCAAAACGCTATACCTCGACACCGACAAGAAACGCTGCGAGACAACCGAATTCGGACCTCAAACGGTGAGAATTCTATGAGAAAATTCGGGGCCCACACGGGAGCTGTCCCACGCTCAGCGACACCGCCTAAGCCCCACTACAAGTGCGGCCTAAAGTCCATCGCGAGACAATGAGGAGGCGACCTCAAATGAGTCGAGAACCGGGAGGTACGGCTGCCCTAGACTCCCTGTTGATGCATCAGGCAAACAGTGAGGAAACGCGGCTCTCGGCGCTGAACGAGGCGTTCCGATGAGCCCGGTCCTGGAGGTCGACAACGTCACCTTCCGGCGCGACGGCAAGCAGATCATCGACGGCATCTCGCTGACCATCCCGCGCGGGGAACACTGGGCGCTGCTGGGGCCCAACGGCGCCGGCAAGTCGACGCTGCTGGGCTTCTGCGCTGCGGTGACCTTCCCGACGTCGGGCACGGTGCGGATCCTCGGTTCGCAGATGGGCCGCACCGACCTGGCGCAGTTGCGTCGCAGTATCGGCCACGTCAATCCGCGGCACCGGCTGCACAGTCCGCTCAGCGCCCGGCAGGTGGTGCTGACCGGGATCACGGCCACCATCGACATCCCGATGCGCTGGTCCCCCACCGCCGATCAGCTGGCCCGCGCCGAGGCGATGATCGACCTGGTCGGCATGAGCCACCGCGCAGATGTGCTGTGGCCCAATCTTTCTCAGGGTGAGCGGGGCCGGGCGCTGATCGGGCGAGCCCTCATCTCCGGTCCGCGACTGCTGTTGCTCGACGAACCGACCACCGGCCTCGACGTCGCCGCCCGGGAACAGTTGCTGGAGACCATCGACGCGCTGTCGGAGGCCGACCCGGAGATGGCCTCCATCCTGGTGACCCACCATCTGGAGGAGCTGCCGACGTCCACCACCCATGCGTTGCTCATTTCCGAGGGCCGCACCGTTTGCTCCGGCGCCGTTCGGGAGGTGCTCACCACCGAGCACGTCAGCGCGGCCTTCCGGCACCCCATCGAGGTGAGCCACACCGACGGCCGCTGGACCGCTCGGACCCGCGCCGATCGGCTGATCATCGGGTGACGCGCGCGCCCGTTGGCCGGCGTGCGACGATCGAGAGGTGACTCAACCCGGCGTCGAAGAGTACGGCGAACCCTGCCGCGAGTGCGGATACTCGTGGTCGCATTCGTTCGACGAGTTGATTGCGCTGCACAAGCGGGTGCACGCCGGATTCGATAAGACCGTCCGGGCGCACACCTACGGCGCGCGGATCGACGAACTGGCTTGGAGCGTCGGCGAATACATCTGCCACGTCGCCGACAACGAGTCGATCTGGGTGGAGCGGTTCACCGGCCTCCCCGCGATGGCCGAGCCGCGGGTGGCGCCCTACGACCAGGACGCGCTGGCCGCTGCGCGCCACTACCCGGAAATCCCCTTCGAATCCGCGATGGGCGCGATGCGCCGGGCGCGCGCGGCGTTCGTCTCGGCCGCCTATATGACCCCGCAGGAGCTCACGTTCTTCCACCCCGAACCCGGGGCCATCACCGTGCTCGACGCCCTGCGCCTGGCCATCCACGACAGCCACCATCACCTGTGGGACGTTCGGCGCATCACCGGCGCCGCGTCGGGCTAAAGCAACTGATCCGTGTCGAAGCAGGTGAGATCGCCGGTGTGACACGCTCCGCCGACCTGGTCGACGACCAGCAGCACCGTGTCGCCGTCACAGTCCAGCCGCACCGAGTGCACGCGCTGGGTGTGCCCGCTGGTCGCGCCCTTCACCCATTGCTCGCCGCGAGACCGGGAGAAGTAGGTGGCCTCCCGGGTCGCCAGGGTCCGCGCCAGCGCGGCGTCGTCCATCCATGCGACCATCAGCACGTCCCGGGTGCCGTGCTCCTGTGCGACGGCCGCGATCAACCCGTCGGCGTTGCGTTTGAGCCGCGCGGCGATCGCCGGGTCGAGGTCGTAGCGCTCGCTCATCGGATCGTGATCCCCTCGGCGCGCATGGCCGCCTTGACCTCCGGGATGGTCAGGTCGCCGAAGTGAAACACGCTGGCCGCCAACACCGCGTCCGCGCCGGCCCGCACCGCCGGTGCGAAATCGGAGACCGACCCGGCGCCGCCGCTGGCGATGATCGGCACGCTGACCGCCGAGCGCACCGCGCGCAGCATGGGCAGGTCGAAGCCCGCCTTGGTGCCGTCGGCGTCCATCGAGTTCAGCAGGATCTCCCCCACCCCCAGTTCCGCGCCGCGCGCCGCCCACGCCACCGCGTCGATGCCGGTGCCGCGCCGGCCGCCGTGGGTGGTGACCTCCCAGCCCGACGGGGTGGGTTCGCAACCTTCGGGGACGGTGCGGGCGTCCACGCTCAGCACGATGCACTGGGAGCCGAACTGCCGTGACAACTCGGCCAGCAGCTCCGGGCGGGCGATGGCGGCGGTGTTCACCGACACCTTGTCCGCGCCGGCGCGCAGCAGCACGTCGACGTCGGCGACCGCGCGGATGCCACCGCCGACGGTCAGCGGGATGAACACCTGCTCGGCGGTGCGGCGCACCACCTCGAGCATGGTGGCCCGGCCCGACGAGGACGCCGTGACGTCGAGGAAGGTCAGCTCGTCGGCGCCCTCGGCGTCGTAGCGGGCGGCCAGTTCGACGGGATCGCCTGCGTCACGGAGGTTTTCGAAGTTCACGCCCTTGACGACCCGGCCGTCGTCGACATCCAGGCACGGGATGACGCGGGTGGCGACGTCTGAGCTCACAGGTAATCCTCTCGGGTCCCAACGGATGCCACGATCTCCAGCATCTCCTCATGCACCCCGGGCGCAGCCGCCAGGGCCGAGCGCGAAGCGGTCGTCCACGGTCGGCCTTCCAGGTCGGTCACGATGCCACCGGCGGCCCGGATCAGCGCCACCCCGGCCGCGTGGTCCCACACGTAGTGACCGAAACTGATTGCCCCGCCGAGGATCCCGGCGGCGACATACGCCAGGTCGATCCCGGTCGCGCCGTGCATCCGGATCCGCGAGCAGCGTCGGCTCAACCCGGCCAGCACCGCCGCCCGCCAGGCCCCCGGGAAGTAGCCGCGGGAATCGATGTTGAAGGAGCCGACGCCGACGATCGAGTCCGCCACCGTGGTCGGCGAAAGCCGCGGCAGCGCACTGTCGCCCGCGAGCACCGGGCCGTCGACCAGGGCGCGGTACCGCTCCCCGGTGAACGGCAGCCAGGTCAGTCCGGCGACCGGCTCGCCGTCGCGCAGCAGGCCGAGCAGGATCGCGCACATCGGTGACCCGGCGGCGTAGTTGAACGTCCCGTCGATCGGGTCGAGCACCCACACCAGCTCCGAATCGAGGCTGGGGCCGCCGAATTCCTCGCCGTGCACGCCGATCCCGGTCGCCGCGGTGAGTTCGGCGACCACGCGTCGCTCGATCGCCAGATCAACCTCGGTGGCGAAGTCGTTGCCGAGCTTGGCGACCGCCGAGGCGGCGCGGTGACCGTCGAGGAACTGCGGGCACACACCGTCGAGGATCCCCGCGGCGATGTCCAGCAGGGCCTCGAGTTGCTCGGGCGACGGTGTGGGCATCGCTACCCGCGCACGGCTTCCAGCGCCTCGGGCAGGGTGAATCGCCCGGCGTAGAGCGCCTTCCCGACGATCGCGCCCTCCACGCCACTGCCGACCAGGGTGGCGATGGCGCGTAGGTCGTCCAGGCTCGACACCCCGCCGGAGGCGATGACCGGGGCGTCGGTGCATTCGGCGACGGTTTCCAGCAGGTCCAGGTTCGGGCCGGTCAGGGTGCCGTCCTTGGTGACATCGGTGACCACGAACCGCGAGCAGCCCTCGGCGTCCAGGCGTTCCAGCACCGCCCACAGGTCGCCGCCGTCGGTCTCCCAGCCGCGCCCGCGCAGCCGGTGCCGGCCCTCGTCGTCGATCTGCACGTCCAGTCCGACGGCCACCTTGTCGCCATGCTCGGCGATGGCACGCGCGCACCACTTGGGGTTCTCCAGCGCGGCGGTGCCCAGGTTCACCCGGGCGCAGCCGGTGGCCAGCGCGGCGCGCAGCGACTCGTCGTCGCGGATGCCGCCGGAAAGCTCAACGGCCACATCGAGTTTGCCAACCACCTCGGCCAGCAGCTCCCGGTTGGAGCCGCGGCCGAAGGCGGCGTCGAGGTCCACCAGGTGGATCCATTCGGCGCCGTCGCGCTGCCAGGTCTCGGCGGCCTCGATGGCCGAGCCGTACTCGGTCTCACTGCCGGCCTGGCCCTGCACCAAACGCACCGCCTTGCCCTCGACCACGTCGACGGCCGGCAACAGAATCAACGACATCTACAACCCTTCAACCCAATTGGACAGCAGCGCCGCGCCCGCGTCGCCGCTCTTCTCCGGATGGAACTGTGTGGCCGACAACGGCCCGTCCTCGACCGCGGCCAAAAACCGCACGTGGTGCTGGGCCCAGGTCAGCTGCGCGTCGTCGGCGCCCGACCAGTCCTGCGCGGCGTAGGAATGCACGAAGTAGAACCGGGTGTCGGGGTCCAGGCCGGCGAACAACCGGCTGCCCGGCGCCGCCGCCACGGTGTTCCAGCCCATGTGCGGAATGACCGGCGCCTCCAGCCGGGTCACCGCGCCCGGCCAGAAACCGCAGCCCTGCGCATTGTGTCCGAACTCCACCCCGCGGCTGAACAGGATCTGCATCCCGACGCAGACACCGAGCACCGGCGCCCCGGCGGCCAACCGGTCGGCGATGATCTGCTCGCCGCCGATCCCGCGCAGCCCGGCCATGCAGGCCGCGAACGCCCCGACGCCGGGCACCACCAGGCCGTCGGCGGCCGACGCGCGCGCGGGATCCGGGGTGACCTCGACGGTGGCGCCCACGCGTTCCAGCGCGCGCTGGGCCGAGCGCAGGTTGCCCGACCCGTAATCCAGGATGACGACAGACTTCACAGGGTGCCCTTGGTGGACGGCACGCCGCTCACCCGCGGGTCGAACTCGACGGCCTGGCGCAGCGCGCGCGCCACCGCCTTGTATTGGGCCTCGGTGATGTGGTGCGGGTCGCGGCCGTACAGCGTCCGCACGTGCAGCGCGATGCGGGCGTTGAACGCCAGCGATTCGAACACGTGCCGGTTGATCACCGTGTGATACGGCGCGCCGGTCCCGGCGATGGTGAAGTCGACGAGGTAGTCCGGCTCGCCGGTGTGCACGAAGTACGGCCGGCCGGACACGTCCACGGCGGCGTGCGCGAGGGTCTCGTCCATCGGGATGAACGAGTCGCCGAATCGGCGGATGCCCAACTTGGCGCCGAGCGCCTGACCGAGCGCCTGGCCGAGCACGATCGCGGTGTCCTCGACGGTGTGGTGCGCCTCGATGTCAGTGTCGCCGACCGCCCGCACGGTCAGGTCGAAGCTGGCGTGGCTGCCCAGCGCGGTGAGCATGTGGTCGAAGAACGGCACCCCGGTGTCGATCTGGGTGACCCCGGACCCGTCCAGGTCGATCTCGACGGTGATGTCGGATTCCCGGGTGGTGCGGGTGATGGATGCCCGACGGTTGGTCATGATGGCTCCTGCACGAGGTCGGTGCCCGCCAGCTGCGCGCTGGCGGCCAGGAATGCGTCGTTCTCGGTGTCCAGGCCGATGGTGACCCGCAGTTTTCCGGGGATGCCGACGTCGCGGATCAGCACGCCGGCGTCCAGGTAGCGCTGCCAGGCGGCCGCCGAATCGGTGAAGTCGCCGAACAGGATGAAGTTGGCGTCACTGGGGGTGACCCGGAATCCCATGGCGCGCAACGCCGCCGCGACCCGCTCGCGCTCGGCGATCAGCACCGCCACCGACCCGAGGGTGTCATCAGCGTGCCGCAGCGCCGCGCGGGCGCCGGCCTGGGTGAGCACCGACAGGTGGTACGGCAACCGCACCAGCAGCATGGCGTCGATGACCGCCGGCGCGGCGACCAGGTAACCGAGCCGGCCGCCGGCGAACGCGAACGCCTTGCTCATGGTGCGACTGACCACCAGCCGGTCGCCGAACTCGTCGATCAACCGCACCGCGCTGGGCTGGGCGGAGAACTCGCCGTAGGCCTCGTCGACGATCAGCACCCCGCCGTCCATGGCGGCCAGCAGCTCCCGCAGATCGTCGATGCCGACGCTGGCCCCGGTCGGGTTGTTGGGGCTGGTGACGAACACGACGTCGGGCCGGCGCTCTGCGATGGCCGTCGCGGCGGCCGCGGTGTCCAGCGCGAAGTCGTCTGCCCGCGGCACGCCGATCCACTCGGTCTGGGTGGCGTCGGCGATGACCGGGTGCATCGAGTACGACGGGGTGAACCCCATCGCCGAGCGGCCCGGGCCGCCGAAGGCCTGCAGCAGTTGCTGCAGCACCTCGTTGGAACCGTTGGCGGCCCACAGGTTTTCGACGCCGAGGCGCACCCCGGTGCGGCCGCTGACGTATGCCGCCAGGTCCGCGCGCAACGCGACGGCGTCGCGGTCGGGGTAGCGGTGCAGCTCAGTGGCGGCCGCGGCCACCGACGCGGCGACGTCGTCGACCAGGGCGCGGGTCGGCGGGTGCGGGTTCTCGTTGGTGTTGAGCTGCACCGGGACGCTCAACTGCGGAGCGCCGTAGGGGCTTTTGCCGCGCAGATCGGCGCGCAGCGGCAGGTCCGCCAGTGCGACCGCCGCGCCGGGTGCGGCGGTCATCGTTCGAACCTGCGCCGGACCGCCTCGCCGTGGGACGGCAGCTGCTCGGCGTTGGCCAGCGCGATGACATGCCCGGCGACGTCCTTGAGGGCGGCTTCGGTGTGCTCGATGACGTGGATGCCGCGCAGGAAGGTCTGGGTGGACAGGCCGCTGGAGTGCCGGGCGCTACCCGCGGTGGGCAGCACGTGGTTGGAGCCCGCGCAGTAGTCGCCGAGGCTGACCGGCGCGTAGGCGCCGACGAAAATCGCTCCGGCAGAACGGATCCGGGCCGCGACGCCGGGCGCGTCGGCGGTCTGGATCTCCAGGTGTTCGGCGGCGTAGGCGTTGACCACCCGCACGCCGGTGTCGGTGTCGTCGACCAGCACGGTGGCCGATTGCGGGCCGCTCAACGCGGTGCGCACCCGCTCGCGGTGCACGGTGGTCTCCAGCTGGGCGGTGATCTCGGCGTCGACGGACTCGGCCAACTCGGCGCTGTCGGTGACCAGCACGCTGGCGGCCATCTCGTCGTGCTCGGCCTGGCTGATGAGGTCTGCGGCGACGTGCGCCGGGTCGGCGGTGTCGTCGGCGAGGATGGCGATCTCGGTGGGGCCGGCTTCGGCGTCGATGCCGACCTGGCTGCGGCAGATCCGCTTGGCCGCGGTGACGTAGATATTGCCCGGGCCGGTGATCATGTCGACCGGGTCGAGCTCGGCGCCGTCGGTGTCGGCGCCGCCGTAGGCGAGCAGCGCGATCCCCTGGGCGCCACCGACGGCCCACACCTCCCGCACACCCAGCAGCGCGGCGGCGGCCAGGATGGTCGGGTGCGGCAGGCCGGCGAACGCGCCGGTGTTGTCGCGTTGCGGCGGGCTGGCGATGACCAGCGAGTCCACTCCGGCCGCCTGGGCGGGCACCACGTTCATCACCACCGACGACGGGTAGACGGCGTTGCCGCCGGGCACGTACAGCCCGACCCGCTCCACCGGCACCCAGCGTTCGGTGACCACCGCGCCGGGGCCGAGTTCGGTGACCGTGTCGGTGCGGCGCTGATCGGCGTGCACGGCGCGGGTCCGCTCGATCGCGATCTCGAGGGCGGCCCGGACGTCGTCGTCGAGTTCGGCGGCCGCCGCGGTCAGCTCGGCGGCCGGGACGCGCACCGCGGCCGGGCGCACGCCGTCGAAGCGTTCGCCGTACTCCAGCGCCGCGGCCGCGCCGCGCTCGGCGACGTCTTCGACGATCGGCCGGACGACGGGGACCACCGCGTCGACGTCGACGCCGCCGCGGGGCAGGGCGGCGCGCAATTGGGCCGCCGACAGGCTGCGGTCACGCAGGTCGACGCGGGGCATGCGGAATGTGGACATCGCTTCTTATTGTCGCTGATCGGTCCAGGGAATTGAAAACGGAGTCACATATCCAAGCCGATGTCGAGCACGCTCACCGAGTGAGTGAGCGCCCCGACGGCCAGGTAGTCCACCCCGGTGGCCGCGTAGGCGGCCGCGACGTCGAGGCTCAGGCCGCCGGAGGACTCCAGCCGCACGTGCGGCGCGCGGGTGTCGCGGCGCTGCGCGGCGATCTGGGTCTCCCACACCGCGAAGTTGTCCAGCAGGACCAGCCGCACATCCTCGGCGAGCACCTCGTCGAGCTGCTCCAGGGAGTCGACCTCGACCTCGCAGGGGATGTCCGGGGCGTATTCGCGGACCGCCCGCAGCGCGGCGACCACCGATCCGGCGGCGGCGACGTGGTTGTCCTTGATCAGCGCGGCGTCGCCGAGGCCCATCCGGTGGTTGACTCCCCCGCCGACGCGGACCGCGTACTTCTGCAGCGCGCGCAGGCCGGGCAGCGTTTTGCGGGTGTCCCGGATCCGGGCGTTCGTGCCGTCGACCGCCTCGACCCATGCCGCGGTGGCGGTGGCGATGCCGGACAGGTGGCAGACCAGGTTGAGCATGGTGCGCTCGGCGGTCAGCAGCCCGCGGGTTTCGGCCTCCAGGGTGAGCAGCGGGTCGCCGGGGCGCAGCCGGTCGCCGTCCTCTGCGCGGCCGAGCACCCGGTAGCCGTCGGCGCCGAGCACCTCGTCCAGGGTGAGCAGCGCGATGTCGATCCCGGCGGCGACGCCGTCGGCGCGACTGACCAGGGCGGCGTTGCCGGCGGCGTCGGGTCCGACGGTGGCCGCCGTGGTGACATCCGGCCCGTAGCGCAGGTCCTCCTCCAGGCCGGCCAGGATGACCCGGCGGGCCTCGGCGATCTCGAAGTCGTCGAGCATCAGGCCACCCGGGCGTCTCGGGTGTCGTCGAGGCGCAGCGGGACGCTGTGGGCCTGACCGTCGTCGGTGTCGGGGAAATCGGCGCGGTGATGGCAGCCGCGGGACTCGGCGCGGTGCGCGGCGGCGGCGACCACGGCCGCGGCGACCGTGGTCAGCGCGGCGTCCTCGAAATCGCGCCGGGTGCGCGGCGTGAGCGGGCGGGCGCGGTCGAGCTTTTCGGCGGCCGCGGCCAGGCCGGGCCCGTCGCGCAGCACGGACACCTCGGTGGACATGACGCGCTGCAGTTCGGCGCGGTCGATGGCGGCGCGCGGGGCGCTGGTCTCCGGCCCCGGTGTGGCGGGTCCGGCGGATAGCGCGTGTTCGGCGGCGGCGACGCCGGCCCGCCCACCGACCACCAGGCCCTCGAGCAGACTGTTGGAGGCCAGCCGGTTGGCGCCGTGCATTCCGGTGCGGGCGACCTCCCCGGCCGCGAACAGCCCGGGCA harbors:
- a CDS encoding HNH endonuclease signature motif containing protein, with the translated sequence MRDTYAKIPAAVDPETRADAEKELAELATQYGPSHLSKLATMLLMVLDPDGDFADRRRAAARGLSVGAQTHDGMRNLRARLTPEAWATLEPILEKLAAPGMCNPDDEHPCVSGTPSEEQIQGDRRTIAQRNHDALVAAMRALLASGDLGQHNGLPVTVIVTTTLAELNAAAHGGVPADLSGGPIIDPVVTITGPDAPSGGPVTPAVPEPPENPTATDPAGLPTPYVPAALTGWAVTAGGSMVPMSDFLRMASHALHYLVIFDGRGRPLWLGRTKRLASADQRLVLFARDKGCTRPGCTASAYRCQADHLDNFSQDGQTNVDELGLDCGPDNRMAYQQNWSTRLNAEGRVEWTPPAHLDRGQPRVNPYHQPADMLAHFHKRFRHQHPPGTDPPQGPKS
- a CDS encoding IS256 family transposase encodes the protein MTTDRDLDARLAEAASTVEVAEALRASGAVDELLASIDSGEVALTGEGGLLPGLIKLALERGLAAELTDHLGYEKGDPAGRGLPNARNGHSAKTVQTEAGPVSLEVPRDRDGSFTPRLVPKGQRRLGGLDDMIVSLYAGGMTLRDIQFHLQSTIGAEVSHETISKIVDEISDEVLAWQRRPLDALYPVIYLDAIVVKVKDGGHTRNKAAHIAVGVDMAGVKHVLGIWVQQNEGASFWASVCADLANRGVRDVLIVCCDGLTGFPEAITATWSQATVQTCVVHLIRNALRFVSYKDRKAVAAALKPIYTAADADAARAELDAFTASDLGKKNPTVTMVFDRSWEQFIPFLEFPPELRRVIYTTNSIESLNYQLRKVTKTRGQFPNDAAVVKLLWLAICNIEDKRAAERAKERGQKHNRKAAGRLVEGQVVTNWKKALEQLVLVYPDRIEPHL
- a CDS encoding DUF222 domain-containing protein, with protein sequence MSSTAYADREAIFAALAQAETAHHVLASASLDALSSEEILEVLARREALAWRAPAADHRLLARLIADGNPGVLGAANLTLVLEDRLRISRGAARRRLAEAADLGPRVAVDGQPLEPVMPTVAQGVAAGVIGPEQVAIGGCQMVCVSPDKGRISGHDDRSGFGRAAG
- a CDS encoding ABC transporter ATP-binding protein; this encodes MSPVLEVDNVTFRRDGKQIIDGISLTIPRGEHWALLGPNGAGKSTLLGFCAAVTFPTSGTVRILGSQMGRTDLAQLRRSIGHVNPRHRLHSPLSARQVVLTGITATIDIPMRWSPTADQLARAEAMIDLVGMSHRADVLWPNLSQGERGRALIGRALISGPRLLLLDEPTTGLDVAAREQLLETIDALSEADPEMASILVTHHLEELPTSTTHALLISEGRTVCSGAVREVLTTEHVSAAFRHPIEVSHTDGRWTARTRADRLIIG
- a CDS encoding DinB family protein; translated protein: MTQPGVEEYGEPCRECGYSWSHSFDELIALHKRVHAGFDKTVRAHTYGARIDELAWSVGEYICHVADNESIWVERFTGLPAMAEPRVAPYDQDALAAARHYPEIPFESAMGAMRRARAAFVSAAYMTPQELTFFHPEPGAITVLDALRLAIHDSHHHLWDVRRITGAASG
- the hisI gene encoding phosphoribosyl-AMP cyclohydrolase, with the protein product MSERYDLDPAIAARLKRNADGLIAAVAQEHGTRDVLMVAWMDDAALARTLATREATYFSRSRGEQWVKGATSGHTQRVHSVRLDCDGDTVLLVVDQVGGACHTGDLTCFDTDQLL
- the hisF gene encoding imidazole glycerol phosphate synthase subunit HisF, coding for MRWDPRGLPVSSDVATRVIPCLDVDDGRVVKGVNFENLRDAGDPVELAARYDAEGADELTFLDVTASSSGRATMLEVVRRTAEQVFIPLTVGGGIRAVADVDVLLRAGADKVSVNTAAIARPELLAELSRQFGSQCIVLSVDARTVPEGCEPTPSGWEVTTHGGRRGTGIDAVAWAARGAELGVGEILLNSMDADGTKAGFDLPMLRAVRSAVSVPIIASGGAGSVSDFAPAVRAGADAVLAASVFHFGDLTIPEVKAAMRAEGITIR
- a CDS encoding inositol monophosphatase family protein, which encodes MPTPSPEQLEALLDIAAGILDGVCPQFLDGHRAASAVAKLGNDFATEVDLAIERRVVAELTAATGIGVHGEEFGGPSLDSELVWVLDPIDGTFNYAAGSPMCAILLGLLRDGEPVAGLTWLPFTGERYRALVDGPVLAGDSALPRLSPTTVADSIVGVGSFNIDSRGYFPGAWRAAVLAGLSRRCSRIRMHGATGIDLAYVAAGILGGAISFGHYVWDHAAGVALIRAAGGIVTDLEGRPWTTASRSALAAAPGVHEEMLEIVASVGTREDYL
- the priA gene encoding bifunctional 1-(5-phosphoribosyl)-5-((5-phosphoribosylamino)methylideneamino)imidazole-4-carboxamide isomerase/phosphoribosylanthranilate isomerase PriA — its product is MSLILLPAVDVVEGKAVRLVQGQAGSETEYGSAIEAAETWQRDGAEWIHLVDLDAAFGRGSNRELLAEVVGKLDVAVELSGGIRDDESLRAALATGCARVNLGTAALENPKWCARAIAEHGDKVAVGLDVQIDDEGRHRLRGRGWETDGGDLWAVLERLDAEGCSRFVVTDVTKDGTLTGPNLDLLETVAECTDAPVIASGGVSSLDDLRAIATLVGSGVEGAIVGKALYAGRFTLPEALEAVRG
- the hisH gene encoding imidazole glycerol phosphate synthase subunit HisH, translated to MKSVVILDYGSGNLRSAQRALERVGATVEVTPDPARASAADGLVVPGVGAFAACMAGLRGIGGEQIIADRLAAGAPVLGVCVGMQILFSRGVEFGHNAQGCGFWPGAVTRLEAPVIPHMGWNTVAAAPGSRLFAGLDPDTRFYFVHSYAAQDWSGADDAQLTWAQHHVRFLAAVEDGPLSATQFHPEKSGDAGAALLSNWVEGL